In Aequorivita sp. H23M31, a single window of DNA contains:
- a CDS encoding gliding motility-associated C-terminal domain-containing protein, translating into MMKKSLLNISAIILFTFNVMGQTTNEGMLYISENTQFSTVETLDNLETGEFYNDGEAFIYSHFNNDGILDFYQETGTTRFIGSADQILSGVNTSYLQNVYFRNRSRTVPFLLTGLIDINGIADFNEGVVDNRNFGGAITFRENANHINTSDRSHVDGGVNKFGNTGFIFPIGHKKYYRFGGISAPTDSQANFKGTFYNENSDELYSHTLRAGAIDKIDPKEYWTIEEKTTTNEDVLITLSWRDVTTPNLFIQAADRDILTIVRWDEPTNMWVNEGGAIDHDNQTVTTAVSGYGVFTFGILKEEAISPGGLTVYNGVTPNDDGINDYFFIDIPNDGSVRDLHVMIFNRWGVKVYESDNYGVGNNLFYGYSEGRSTIKGNKQLPTGTYYYILDYQYGDPVQNNRHKQAGFLYLSGN; encoded by the coding sequence CACCTTCAACGTGATGGGTCAGACCACCAATGAAGGGATGCTATATATTAGCGAAAACACCCAATTTTCCACGGTTGAAACCTTGGACAACCTTGAAACCGGTGAATTCTATAATGACGGAGAAGCCTTTATTTATAGCCATTTCAATAATGACGGAATTTTGGATTTCTATCAGGAAACAGGAACCACACGTTTTATAGGAAGTGCGGATCAAATATTAAGCGGAGTAAATACCAGTTATCTACAAAACGTCTATTTTAGAAACCGAAGTAGAACTGTGCCTTTCCTATTAACAGGGTTAATTGACATAAATGGAATAGCAGATTTTAATGAGGGAGTGGTTGACAACCGAAATTTTGGGGGAGCAATAACCTTTCGGGAAAACGCAAACCATATTAACACTTCAGACCGTAGCCACGTGGATGGTGGAGTGAACAAATTTGGAAATACGGGGTTTATTTTTCCTATCGGGCATAAAAAATATTATCGTTTCGGAGGAATTTCAGCTCCGACTGATTCCCAGGCTAATTTTAAGGGAACATTCTATAATGAAAATTCCGATGAGCTCTATTCCCACACCCTAAGAGCTGGCGCAATAGATAAAATTGACCCTAAAGAATATTGGACCATTGAAGAGAAAACCACCACTAACGAAGATGTGCTTATCACCCTATCTTGGAGAGATGTTACTACTCCAAACCTTTTTATTCAAGCGGCAGATCGAGATATCCTAACCATTGTGCGATGGGATGAACCAACAAATATGTGGGTAAATGAAGGTGGAGCAATCGATCACGATAACCAAACAGTTACTACAGCCGTAAGTGGATACGGAGTTTTCACCTTCGGCATACTTAAGGAAGAAGCTATCTCTCCTGGCGGTCTGACTGTCTATAACGGGGTTACACCCAATGATGACGGTATCAACGATTACTTTTTTATCGATATTCCAAATGACGGATCGGTTCGTGATTTACACGTCATGATTTTCAATCGTTGGGGAGTAAAAGTATATGAAAGTGATAACTATGGAGTTGGCAACAATTTATTTTATGGTTATTCTGAAGGTCGATCCACAATTAAAGGCAACAAACAACTTCCCACAGGAACCTATTATTATATCCTAGATTATCAATATGGGGATCCTGTTCAAAACAATCGGCATAAGCAAGCTGGGTTTTTATATTTAAGTGGAAACTAA
- a CDS encoding PorP/SprF family type IX secretion system membrane protein, giving the protein MTIKLPKISVFIVLALLLATVHQTRAQQDSQYTQYMYNTMSMNPGYSGSRGSLSMLALYRNQWVGLDGAPKTLNFGMHSPIGVQGVGLGLGFTSDKLGPSSESIVTMDFSYTIDFAQDVKLAFGVKGGLSLFDLDPNKLTIYNPNDYDLTKKNYGSPVVGAGFYLYSEKWYMGLSTPNFLETEYYNDIQVSTATEKTHIYLIGGYVFQINPDFKLKPAFLTKAVIGAPLSVDISANALLYETVTFGLAYRWSAAVTGMAGFQVNENIMIGYAYDYETTELSRYNSGSHEIFIRFELGTRLKGKVNPRFF; this is encoded by the coding sequence ATGACAATCAAATTACCAAAAATATCAGTTTTCATAGTGCTCGCACTTTTGTTGGCAACGGTTCACCAAACCCGCGCTCAGCAAGATTCGCAGTATACCCAATATATGTATAACACCATGAGCATGAACCCCGGTTATTCAGGAAGCCGTGGCTCTCTGAGCATGCTCGCTCTTTATAGAAACCAATGGGTAGGATTGGACGGAGCACCAAAGACACTTAATTTTGGGATGCATTCCCCAATAGGTGTCCAGGGTGTGGGTTTGGGTTTAGGATTTACGAGCGATAAATTGGGTCCTTCTTCCGAAAGTATAGTAACAATGGATTTTTCTTACACTATTGATTTTGCTCAAGACGTAAAGTTAGCCTTTGGGGTAAAAGGTGGATTATCACTTTTCGATCTGGATCCTAATAAACTTACCATTTACAATCCAAATGATTATGACTTAACCAAAAAGAATTATGGATCTCCTGTTGTTGGTGCTGGATTCTATCTATATTCAGAAAAATGGTATATGGGACTTTCAACACCCAACTTTCTGGAAACGGAATATTATAACGACATTCAAGTTTCAACGGCAACAGAAAAAACGCATATCTATTTAATAGGAGGTTACGTTTTTCAGATCAATCCTGATTTTAAACTGAAACCGGCCTTTTTAACCAAAGCTGTCATCGGGGCTCCGCTATCGGTGGATATTTCTGCCAATGCCTTGCTGTATGAAACCGTAACCTTCGGATTGGCATATAGATGGAGCGCTGCGGTTACTGGAATGGCAGGATTTCAGGTTAACGAAAATATCATGATAGGCTATGCCTACGATTATGAAACTACTGAACTTAGCCGTTATAACAGCGGATCGCACGAGATTTTTATTCGGTTTGAACTTGGAACAAGATTAAAAGGCAAAGTGAATCCACGATTCTTCTAA
- a CDS encoding OmpA family protein, which produces MQADENYQHLEYIDAQKVYLTVAEKGFESEELFTKLGNTFYFNAQYDEAAKWYGRIFDLGEEPKNNIVLLRYSQALQAIGQDELAGQFYDSYLTKTGTEKSSKRAIDYLELIEQNSGRYDIKVLEKIYDENKISFGKTILGNNLVYASTQTTQTFENKRSAWDGLSFLSLYEVEINQENEVVGKPSKLKGILKSDYHDSSPVFTADGNTIYFTRSNITSARKNDRNLKIYRSKKVDGKWSKAEELNFNSDLYSSAHPALNADETKLYFSSDRPGGFGESDLYVAQITPEGLIGAPENLGPKVNTSGKETFPFVTDKNELYFSSDGHFGLGGMDVFYIKMNDKEFGNLLNVGAPVNSYADDFAFGIDERTKRGFISSNRTDSTGVFVYDNIYSFIEKTPIVDLYFANIEGYVTDKQTGKPIENATITFKDPDNNLYITLQTDINGYYSTETNKFLVYSIRAEKEDYDTDEKISESNLEHQRIDFQLQKNKEPIIPGTDLAKVLNIPIIHFDFDKSNIRPDAQIEIEKVLAVLNEYPKMRLAIRSHTDSRGSDSYNQALSERRAKSTLEYLVNKGVNRSRLTATGLGESELVNRCSDGVPCSEQEHQQNRRSEFIVLD; this is translated from the coding sequence TTGCAAGCCGATGAAAATTATCAGCATTTAGAGTATATAGATGCCCAAAAGGTCTATTTGACAGTCGCGGAAAAAGGATTTGAATCTGAAGAACTTTTTACCAAACTTGGGAACACTTTTTATTTTAATGCCCAATATGACGAAGCTGCAAAGTGGTACGGTCGCATTTTTGACCTTGGTGAAGAGCCCAAGAATAATATTGTATTACTGCGTTATTCCCAAGCATTACAGGCTATTGGGCAAGACGAATTAGCTGGACAATTTTACGATTCCTATCTTACAAAAACAGGAACTGAGAAATCCTCAAAAAGAGCCATAGATTATCTGGAATTAATTGAGCAGAATTCCGGCAGATACGACATTAAAGTATTGGAAAAAATCTATGATGAGAATAAAATCTCCTTCGGAAAAACAATCCTTGGAAACAATCTGGTTTATGCTTCTACGCAAACCACCCAGACTTTTGAAAATAAGCGAAGTGCTTGGGATGGCTTAAGTTTTCTTTCCCTATACGAAGTGGAGATTAATCAAGAAAATGAAGTTGTAGGGAAACCTTCTAAACTGAAAGGGATTCTAAAAAGTGATTATCATGACTCCTCCCCTGTTTTTACGGCCGATGGTAACACCATATATTTTACAAGAAGTAATATTACCAGTGCTAGAAAGAACGATCGAAATTTAAAAATTTACCGTTCAAAAAAAGTTGATGGGAAATGGAGTAAGGCTGAAGAACTAAACTTCAACAGTGATCTTTATTCATCTGCGCATCCCGCTCTCAACGCAGATGAAACAAAACTGTATTTCTCTTCGGACAGACCTGGAGGATTTGGAGAATCCGATTTGTACGTTGCGCAAATAACTCCGGAAGGGTTAATTGGGGCGCCGGAAAATCTAGGTCCAAAAGTAAATACTTCGGGAAAAGAAACATTCCCCTTTGTTACCGATAAAAATGAACTGTACTTCTCATCCGACGGACATTTTGGTCTGGGAGGAATGGATGTTTTCTATATTAAAATGAATGATAAGGAGTTTGGCAATTTATTGAATGTGGGAGCGCCTGTAAACTCTTATGCAGATGATTTTGCTTTTGGAATAGATGAAAGAACAAAACGAGGATTTATAAGTTCAAACCGTACCGATTCCACAGGTGTTTTCGTTTACGATAATATTTATTCATTTATTGAAAAAACACCCATCGTAGATTTATACTTCGCGAATATTGAGGGGTATGTTACCGATAAGCAGACCGGGAAGCCTATAGAAAATGCCACCATTACCTTTAAAGACCCCGACAACAACCTTTACATTACACTTCAAACCGATATTAACGGCTATTATTCTACGGAGACCAATAAGTTCTTAGTTTACAGTATAAGAGCAGAAAAAGAGGATTATGATACCGATGAAAAAATTTCAGAATCAAATTTGGAACATCAGCGTATAGACTTCCAATTACAGAAAAACAAAGAACCCATTATTCCCGGAACCGATCTTGCCAAAGTCCTTAATATTCCAATTATCCACTTTGATTTCGACAAATCGAATATCCGTCCTGACGCTCAAATAGAGATAGAGAAAGTACTTGCAGTCCTTAATGAATATCCAAAGATGCGTTTGGCAATACGATCGCACACAGATAGTAGAGGAAGTGATTCCTATAATCAAGCTCTCTCGGAGCGACGGGCTAAATCCACACTTGAGTATTTAGTAAATAAAGGAGTAAACAGGTCAAGGCTCACAGCTACTGGTCTGGGTGAGTCCGAACTGGTCAACAGATGTAGCGATGGCGTGCCATGTTCAGAGCAAGAACATCAACAGAATAGACGATCCGAATTTATAGTTTTAGATTAA
- a CDS encoding metallophosphoesterase, whose translation MILKKFYLFLFTLFLISSCATFSPQFKENWENPTYPSHKEVEKTFYLVGDAGLSPMGGMSNSLATFQNYLKKEEVADNYTIFLGDNIYPAGMDPEDSPRRGQSENMINAQYKAVKNYKGHTIFIPGNHEWYNGGVAGVAREENYIKKVFSSPDVFKPSNGCGMESIDISENIQLIIVDTQWMLEDWNKHPTINENCDIKTREKFLLTLKLELEKNQNKTVVFAMHHPMYSNGNHGGYFAFEKHLYPFQKKIPMPVLASLVVQIRSQGGVSVQDRYNELYNDFMNRLQEMARKNKRLVFVSGHDHNLQYIEKDGFHQIVSGAGSKESYAATGDDGYFSTGEQGFAVLDVFKDGSSWVRYFVAGKNMQPELIFQKEVIPQPKKNETTEYPENYPLEYTVPIYRQDSIREALFFKTIWGAKYKDAYSQPVTAKVALLDTLYGGLKVSRVANGKDYNALLLTDKKGNKYRMRAMAKNALSISRKIDSEDNPKPSKKGEVETATLRGQDINFYTATHPYAQMAIPDLAKAIGIFSTSPQLFYVPKQKNLGIYNENFGNGLYYISVAPSEKSKDEELFEYPDDVETTDDILIKMRKTGDVYVDEENYIKSRLFDMLIGDWDRETEHWHWAKYYNRYKKNVFVPIPTNRDNAFSSFEGNILDITQSLFSGTKQYHVYGKDLKDLQWFNKEGIILDRALIRNSGRRQWKFLAKMIQDSLTDEVIDKAFSNVPIEVQDEALEDIKQKLKERRANLEDIADRYYTYFAVQQTIVGTDYEDLFEITRLPEGKTNVRSFTTINGKKSDTLIDRTFLHKDTKELWVYGLGGSDKFVVKGKPENPIFVRLIGGLGNDVYKLENGSRVKIYDYEKRSDTIIEKNGGNFRFTNVYNLNTYDYRKQLDRSQGLVSAIGYNPDDGFRAALHYEYRVDNFQRNPFSQKHAVDFAYFTDTQSFDISYEGEFANIKNDLNLSFGGRYTSPNNKMNFFGYGNETLNKQDEKGYDYNRVAVQNISGNVALLRNSNFGSFFKLRAKFDTYEVKDSPLDFISQVDVFDKGETTIYGTIEGIYNYRSYDNILNPTIGMMFDLNLGVTDNFEKTEDVFGFIKSRVGFYNSLVKSKKLVLKTNIQYEVILGNKYQFFQASQLGGNTGLRGYRNQRFTGKSFLVGNADLRYTLPNIKIGLYPLQMGIYGGVDLGRVWLKNESSDKWHNSYGGGVWFNGSGGLNANFNWFSSTEGPRITFGLGFDF comes from the coding sequence ATGATTCTTAAAAAATTTTATTTATTTCTTTTCACGCTTTTTCTTATTTCCTCCTGTGCAACTTTTTCGCCGCAGTTTAAGGAAAACTGGGAAAACCCAACATATCCTTCCCACAAAGAAGTTGAGAAAACATTTTATTTGGTGGGAGATGCCGGGCTTTCGCCCATGGGCGGTATGAGCAATTCCCTGGCGACTTTTCAAAATTATCTTAAAAAAGAGGAGGTAGCCGACAATTATACTATTTTCCTAGGTGATAATATATATCCCGCAGGAATGGATCCAGAGGATAGTCCACGTAGGGGACAATCTGAAAATATGATAAACGCCCAATATAAGGCAGTAAAGAATTATAAGGGCCATACCATTTTTATTCCTGGCAATCACGAATGGTATAACGGCGGAGTAGCTGGAGTAGCCCGTGAAGAAAATTACATTAAAAAAGTTTTTTCAAGTCCGGATGTTTTTAAACCTAGCAATGGTTGCGGTATGGAAAGTATCGATATTTCAGAAAATATCCAATTGATTATTGTAGATACCCAATGGATGCTCGAGGATTGGAACAAGCATCCAACCATCAATGAAAATTGCGACATCAAAACCCGTGAAAAATTTCTGTTGACATTAAAACTGGAATTAGAAAAAAATCAAAATAAAACTGTGGTTTTTGCTATGCACCATCCTATGTACAGCAACGGGAACCACGGTGGTTATTTTGCTTTTGAAAAGCATTTGTATCCTTTTCAAAAGAAGATACCAATGCCCGTTTTAGCCTCTCTCGTGGTTCAGATTAGATCGCAAGGTGGCGTATCTGTGCAGGATAGGTATAATGAGCTTTATAACGATTTTATGAACCGTTTGCAGGAAATGGCAAGGAAGAACAAAAGACTGGTATTTGTTTCTGGCCACGATCATAATCTGCAGTATATTGAAAAGGATGGATTCCATCAGATCGTTTCTGGTGCCGGATCGAAAGAATCGTATGCTGCCACGGGAGACGATGGGTATTTTAGTACAGGCGAGCAGGGCTTTGCCGTACTTGATGTTTTTAAGGATGGTTCTTCGTGGGTTCGTTATTTTGTTGCGGGAAAAAATATGCAGCCCGAACTTATTTTTCAAAAAGAGGTAATTCCACAACCCAAAAAGAATGAGACTACGGAGTATCCTGAAAATTATCCCCTGGAATATACCGTTCCCATTTATCGGCAGGACAGTATTAGAGAAGCATTGTTTTTTAAAACGATATGGGGAGCCAAATATAAAGATGCTTATTCTCAACCTGTAACTGCAAAAGTTGCCCTGTTGGATACATTGTATGGCGGATTAAAGGTGTCCCGTGTGGCGAATGGAAAGGATTATAATGCTCTCTTGTTAACGGACAAAAAAGGAAACAAATATAGAATGCGGGCCATGGCAAAAAATGCACTCAGCATTTCGCGTAAGATTGATTCTGAAGATAATCCAAAGCCATCGAAAAAAGGCGAAGTTGAAACTGCAACGCTGCGAGGCCAGGATATAAACTTTTATACAGCTACCCATCCGTACGCGCAGATGGCTATACCAGACTTAGCTAAAGCTATCGGCATCTTCTCAACTTCACCGCAATTATTTTATGTTCCAAAACAGAAAAATCTAGGAATTTATAATGAGAATTTTGGAAATGGGCTTTACTATATTTCCGTGGCTCCTTCGGAAAAGAGTAAAGACGAGGAACTATTTGAATATCCAGATGACGTAGAGACAACGGATGATATTCTGATCAAAATGCGCAAAACCGGAGATGTTTATGTCGATGAGGAAAATTATATTAAATCCCGTCTTTTCGATATGTTGATTGGGGATTGGGATCGTGAAACCGAGCATTGGCACTGGGCTAAATATTATAATCGATATAAAAAAAATGTCTTCGTTCCCATTCCTACAAATAGGGACAATGCTTTTTCTAGTTTTGAGGGCAATATTCTCGATATTACCCAATCCCTTTTCAGTGGAACCAAGCAGTATCACGTATATGGGAAGGACTTAAAAGATCTTCAATGGTTCAACAAAGAAGGTATTATTCTGGATAGGGCACTTATCAGAAATTCTGGCAGAAGACAGTGGAAGTTTTTGGCTAAAATGATTCAGGACAGTTTAACAGATGAGGTGATCGATAAGGCTTTTAGCAATGTGCCAATCGAAGTTCAGGATGAAGCCTTGGAGGATATTAAACAGAAATTAAAGGAACGCAGAGCAAACTTAGAAGATATTGCCGATAGGTATTATACTTATTTTGCTGTTCAACAAACCATAGTAGGTACGGATTACGAAGACTTATTCGAGATTACCCGATTGCCGGAAGGAAAAACGAATGTGCGAAGTTTTACCACCATAAATGGAAAAAAATCCGACACGCTTATCGACCGCACCTTTTTGCACAAGGATACCAAAGAACTCTGGGTTTATGGGTTGGGTGGTAGCGACAAATTTGTAGTGAAAGGAAAACCCGAGAATCCCATCTTTGTGCGCTTAATAGGAGGTCTGGGTAATGATGTCTATAAACTGGAAAATGGTAGTCGCGTAAAAATTTATGATTACGAAAAAAGGAGTGACACAATTATAGAAAAAAATGGCGGTAATTTCCGTTTTACAAATGTCTATAATCTAAACACCTACGATTACCGAAAACAATTGGATAGGAGCCAGGGTTTGGTTTCTGCTATCGGTTATAATCCTGATGATGGTTTTCGGGCAGCCCTTCATTATGAATACAGAGTGGATAATTTTCAGCGGAATCCTTTTTCACAAAAACATGCTGTGGATTTTGCTTACTTCACCGATACGCAGAGCTTCGATATTTCCTATGAAGGGGAATTTGCAAACATAAAAAACGATTTGAACCTAAGTTTCGGAGGTCGATATACCAGCCCCAACAATAAAATGAACTTTTTTGGTTACGGAAATGAAACTTTAAACAAACAAGATGAAAAAGGCTACGATTACAATCGAGTAGCAGTTCAGAATATTTCCGGAAACGTAGCCTTGCTCCGCAATAGTAATTTTGGAAGTTTTTTCAAACTGAGAGCAAAATTTGATACATACGAAGTAAAGGATTCTCCATTAGATTTTATTAGTCAGGTGGATGTTTTTGATAAAGGAGAAACAACCATTTACGGTACAATTGAGGGCATCTATAATTATAGAAGTTATGATAATATTCTAAACCCTACAATCGGAATGATGTTTGACTTAAATTTGGGGGTTACGGACAATTTTGAAAAAACGGAAGATGTTTTTGGTTTTATTAAATCACGTGTGGGATTTTATAACTCTCTTGTAAAAAGTAAAAAGCTTGTGCTTAAAACTAATATTCAGTATGAAGTCATTCTAGGAAACAAGTACCAGTTTTTTCAAGCGTCGCAACTTGGAGGTAATACGGGATTAAGAGGATACCGGAACCAGAGGTTTACAGGGAAATCATTTTTGGTAGGAAATGCAGATTTGCGCTATACCTTACCCAATATTAAGATTGGTCTTTACCCGCTTCAAATGGGAATTTATGGAGGAGTAGATTTGGGAAGAGTATGGCTTAAAAACGAAAGCAGCGACAAATGGCACAATTCCTATGGGGGAGGAGTATGGTTTAATGGATCTGGAGGCCTTAATGCCAACTTCAATTGGTTCAGCTCTACCGAAGGTCCCCGTATAACTTTTGGATTGGGATTTGATTTCTAG